DNA sequence from the Thermoplasma sp. Kam2015 genome:
GTGAAGTCGGAAACACAACGCACGTTATAATGCATGTGTACGTCAATGATACGACACCCCCATCTGCTACTTTCTTCATGACCTACAACGGAACTTACATAAAGAACCCGATAGCCGGTAAGACCATAGTGATAAGCGCAAACAACACAACGGATCCGTACTATCCATTCAGTCAGCTCAGGTTCCAGTGGAAGATAGAATATGTGAATGGAACCGTCGCCCAGCCTTCTTCTACAACCTTTACGAATATAACATCTATGAACATGAGCTATCTCGTTATACAGTTCAACACCGTTAACAGCATGATAGTGTCATTGAACGTGACAAATCCATCCGGCATATCTGGATATTACAATAAAACGGTCTCCATGATCGTACAGAGTCCGAGATTGGTTGTGAACTCAATATACTCACCAAAAGCAGCATATCAGGGTTCCTCCGCCAAGGTTTATGTTAACGTGTCTAACCTCGGGACTGTCAATGCATACGATGTCAACATAACTCTGTATGTGAATGGCAAGGTGGTTGGATCTACAACCGTGAGCGAGATCAAGGCAGGCAAGTCATACAATGCAACGGTCACTTGGGTGCCACCAACATCAGGAAAGATATCGCTTTATGCTACTGCCGAGGTTGGAAATGAACCTTCAGCATTCGTGAAGGCCGGTGCACTGACACAGGAGGTCAGCGTGAATCCGCCCGCCTACAGGACGCCTCTTATAGTTGTCTCGGTAATAGTCGTGCTTGTGATAATCGTCTACGTATATTACAGGCTAAGGTCAGGTGGCGGTAAATCAACTCAGCAGAAGACAACACAGCCAAAGACTGAACTGCCGAAGCAGCAGAAGAAGAAATAAAAACAAAATTTTTTGATGTTTTACATCTGTTCTATCATTTTTATTCCTATCAGATTGCCTGCATCAGACAGGATCTCCCTATACGCTTTGACTATCCGTATTCTCCTTGCATAGGTTGATGGATCTGCGCCGATGACCCTGCAGGAACCATAGAAATCATTGAATTTCTGCACAAGTGAGATGAGGTATCCGGCTATGAGATCAGGTTTGAGATCATTGGCAGCGTCCTTCAGATAGTATGGATATACGTACATCATCTTAACAAGTTCCGCCTCCTCTGGATCCATTTCCGTTCCATAGGTCTCTTCAGGTTCAGAGGCCTTTTCCAGTATGCTCGTGGCCCTTGCATAGGAATACATTATGAAGGGTGCGGAATTCGCCTCAAAGTTGAGGGCCTCATCCCACCTGAACGTTATCGGCTTCGGGGCGCTTACCCTTATTATGCTGTACCTCACAGCTGAGGTTGCTATCGCATCTGCGATCCTCTTTCTATCGTCGTCGCTTAGGTCCGGCCTCTTCTCGTTTACGATTTTCAGAGCCTCCTCATAGGTCTTGTCAACGAGATCCTGGAGCGTCACTATGTTCCCGCGCCTCGTCGACATCTTACCGGTCTCAAGCGTTATGAAGCTGTAGTAGAGAAAAGACAGCCTGTTTTCAATCCTTAGCATATGCCTCAGCACATGATCTAGGGATCTGGCATGATCCTTATGATCCTCACCAAGCACATCGATTATCCACTCGCTGTTCTCAGCCTTGAGGAGATGATAGGCAATATCTCTGGCGAAATAGAGCGTAGTACCGTCTTTCCTGGTCAGATATATCTTCTTTCCAGGAATCTCTATGAATTTAGCACCGTCGTCATCCTTCGTCTCAAGCATGCCTATTACCTTCTTCACGCTCCCATCTCTGAGTAGGTCGGATTCCCAGTCGAACTCATCGAACTCTATGCCGATCCTCTTCAGCGTTGAGGCAATACCGTCGAGCATAACGCCAGCGATCTTTCTCAGCATGCCATAGACCTCAGGATCGGCATTTTCATACCTTTCAATATTTCTCTCTATCTCCTTCTCGATCTCTGGATCCTTCTCGAGATCACGATATATCTTCTGATAATTCTCGAGGAGGCTGTCTATGGTCAGAGGGCCGCCATATCTGATATATGCCGTGTACAGGGATATCATCTGCTTTCCAGAGTCGTTTACAAAATACTGCCTCACAGTTCTGTATCCGTATCTGGACAGTATTCTGTATACAGAATCACCTATGATAGAATTCCTGGCCCTACCTATATGCAGTGGTCCGGTTGGATTTGCGCTAGTATGCTCCACGCTGACCCTGTCGCTCTCCTGGAAGACGTTTGGATAGATCCCGAATTTTTCAATGGAATCTATAACCTCATGAAGCATGTAGGGGCGCTTAATCCACACGTTTATGTAGCCGCCTTCGGAAGCCACCCTTTCAACATAATCCTTGCCGGAAAGCGATGTGATTATATCATTTATAACGTTTTCTCCCCCATCCGGAGACTTCAAGATCCTGAAAACCCTGACAGTTATGTCTGAATGACCCGTATCATCTAAGTATACATCATTCTCCGAGATCTTGAACCTCTCATTTACCGTATCAAATATTGATTTTCTCAAGTCCTGAAAAAGGAGCATGCGTGTTAATCAACACCGCATATAAAATTAATTTGATTCCTCAATCCTTGCGAATTTGGACAGTTCTTTGAAGAAACCTGGAAAGCTCTTGGATACCCTGGATTCGTTCTCTATATCTATCTCGAAACCGGAGACTGCGGCAGCGATTGCAGCGCTCATTATCATGCGGTGATCCTCATAGGCCAGCGTACCGGGGTTCTTCAGATCTCCCTTCTTTATGAAGAGATCCTTTCCGTTATCCTCAACGATTGCGCCAAATCTGGAAGCCAGGTCTATCATTGCCTCGTATCGATCGCTCTCCTTTGTCTTGAGCCTTGCATAGTTATCTATCTCGACGCCAGCGTCAGAAAATATGCCTATTACGGCCAGCGGCGGAGCAAGATCTGGGTTATGATCCGCATCCATGGTTATGCGATTCTTTATGCCCGGGAGAACCCTCACAGTATCCCTGTCTATGGCGAGGTTGTCCCTGAATATATCGAGCAGTACAGAATCAGGCTGAATTCGAGACATCCTCTTTATGTTGAAACGCATGTCCACCTCTTCTGACAGAAGCCCAAGAACCAGGAAGAATGCCATGCTCGAATAATCTGGTTCTACATCTATGGTCGTCTTCCAGACACCTGAAGGGTTTATGGTGATCGTGCGTTCCACATTGACGAAGTAACCAAGATCATAGAGAACTCTTTTCGTTATGTACACGTATCCTGGTGACCTCATGTTCTTCACCAGGAACTCGCCTCCGCCCTTCTTCGCGTAATAGAATATCATGGAAGACACGAACTGCGAACTAACACCGTCTATCTCCACATACCTTTTCTTGGACGCGGATCCGTCCACATCGTAGAATCCGTCCCCGTTGAGTGTGAGGCGCACATCGTTGGCTTCAAGAGCCTTAACGAGCGGTTCCATGGGCCTCTTTGCCAGACCGGGCTCGCCTGAAACATGTGTTATGCAGCCGGAAGAACCGAGAAGCCCCAGAACTATCCTGTAGGACGTTGCGGATTCACCAACGTATATTTCCTCCGGGCATCTCAGCGAACTCTTTATCCTTATGCTGCTGTCATTAACCGTTATATCGGCACCGGCCTTCTGAGCTATGTCGATGGCTATAGCGTCATCTCCGGTTATGGTGACGTAGTTCAAGGTGACGTTCTTGTTGAGAAAGGCCGATCCGAGTATATACCTCTGTGTGAAACTCTTTGACGAGGGTAGGACAGCGGTACCGCTGCCACCAGCTCCAAGTATTTTAACTGTCATATTTCCAGTAACGTATTCCCTGGTTGTTTATCTTTGTGACTATCCCGAAACCGATATCGGATCTTGCCTTGACGGCCGAGGATCTGTTCCTGAATATGCCGAAGACTGCCGGGCCCTTGCCGCTCTGTGATGAATACATCGATCCATTCCTCAGCATTTTGTTCATCACATCGAGGTTCAGGCCGAATATTGAACCGTAGATGAGGCCATTAGCCACAGCAGCATCAAAGACTCTCCCGCTGAATGCAAGGTTCTCAACGCTCCGTATGGAATTCACGTAATTACCGTCTATCCGCAGTTTTCCAGAGGAACGTTTGTCTCCAT
Encoded proteins:
- the argS gene encoding arginine--tRNA ligase gives rise to the protein MLLFQDLRKSIFDTVNERFKISENDVYLDDTGHSDITVRVFRILKSPDGGENVINDIITSLSGKDYVERVASEGGYINVWIKRPYMLHEVIDSIEKFGIYPNVFQESDRVSVEHTSANPTGPLHIGRARNSIIGDSVYRILSRYGYRTVRQYFVNDSGKQMISLYTAYIRYGGPLTIDSLLENYQKIYRDLEKDPEIEKEIERNIERYENADPEVYGMLRKIAGVMLDGIASTLKRIGIEFDEFDWESDLLRDGSVKKVIGMLETKDDDGAKFIEIPGKKIYLTRKDGTTLYFARDIAYHLLKAENSEWIIDVLGEDHKDHARSLDHVLRHMLRIENRLSFLYYSFITLETGKMSTRRGNIVTLQDLVDKTYEEALKIVNEKRPDLSDDDRKRIADAIATSAVRYSIIRVSAPKPITFRWDEALNFEANSAPFIMYSYARATSILEKASEPEETYGTEMDPEEAELVKMMYVYPYYLKDAANDLKPDLIAGYLISLVQKFNDFYGSCRVIGADPSTYARRIRIVKAYREILSDAGNLIGIKMIEQM
- a CDS encoding 3-phosphoshikimate 1-carboxyvinyltransferase; the encoded protein is MTVKILGAGGSGTAVLPSSKSFTQRYILGSAFLNKNVTLNYVTITGDDAIAIDIAQKAGADITVNDSSIRIKSSLRCPEEIYVGESATSYRIVLGLLGSSGCITHVSGEPGLAKRPMEPLVKALEANDVRLTLNGDGFYDVDGSASKKRYVEIDGVSSQFVSSMIFYYAKKGGGEFLVKNMRSPGYVYITKRVLYDLGYFVNVERTITINPSGVWKTTIDVEPDYSSMAFFLVLGLLSEEVDMRFNIKRMSRIQPDSVLLDIFRDNLAIDRDTVRVLPGIKNRITMDADHNPDLAPPLAVIGIFSDAGVEIDNYARLKTKESDRYEAMIDLASRFGAIVEDNGKDLFIKKGDLKNPGTLAYEDHRMIMSAAIAAAVSGFEIDIENESRVSKSFPGFFKELSKFARIEESN